From Pseudoalteromonas rubra, one genomic window encodes:
- the dksA gene encoding RNA polymerase-binding protein DksA yields the protein MPDQKKLGLLAQAGLEPYQEKPGEEYMNDAQRAHFKKLLEAWRSDLRNEVDRTKSHMQDEAANFPDPVDRAAQEEEFSLELRTRDRERKLIKKIEKTLQLIEDDDFGYCDSCGIEIGIRRLEARPTADLCVDCKSIAEIKEKQQGRG from the coding sequence ATGCCAGACCAGAAAAAACTAGGGTTGTTGGCTCAAGCCGGTTTAGAACCTTATCAGGAAAAACCGGGTGAAGAATATATGAATGACGCACAACGTGCGCATTTCAAAAAATTACTGGAAGCGTGGCGTAGCGATCTTCGTAACGAAGTTGACCGCACTAAGAGCCACATGCAAGATGAAGCGGCAAATTTCCCGGATCCAGTCGATCGTGCAGCACAGGAAGAAGAGTTTTCTTTAGAACTGCGTACCCGCGACCGTGAGCGTAAGCTGATCAAGAAAATTGAAAAAACACTACAACTGATCGAAGACGACGATTTCGGTTATTGTGACTCATGTGGCATTGAAATTGGTATTCGCCGCCTTGAGGCCCGCCCAACAGCGGACCTATGTGTAGACTGTAAATCAATCGCTGAAATAAAAGAAAAACAACAAGGCCGGGGCTAA
- the gluQRS gene encoding tRNA glutamyl-Q(34) synthetase GluQRS produces the protein MLPQFNSDYLSGSYRGRFAPSPSGALHFGSLIAALASYLDAKINQGQWLIRMEDIDTPRVVAGAADDILRTLDAYGLHWDGEVVYQSQRHDLYQDVLAQLDAANLIYPCSCTRKALKQRGGIYDNHCRERQLTPEGNALRLTQTQPVYSFTDLLQGEVLLSNALAEEDYIVKRRDDLFAYQLVVVVDDIDQQITRIVRGADLLEPTARQISLFRQLIGDAPDYAHVSLAVAQPGFKLSKQNHAPAIDNTRPQPALCAALRFLGLPVPDELQNYPVPTILRWAEQQFTLQALPRHREIQVSLLSDGHYDFTRLTA, from the coding sequence ATGCTACCCCAGTTTAATAGCGATTATCTATCCGGGAGCTATCGAGGTCGATTTGCTCCCTCTCCCTCCGGTGCGCTCCATTTCGGTTCATTGATCGCCGCACTCGCCAGTTATCTCGATGCCAAAATCAATCAAGGTCAGTGGCTGATTCGCATGGAAGACATAGACACACCCAGAGTGGTTGCTGGTGCCGCCGATGACATCCTCAGAACTTTGGACGCCTATGGTCTGCATTGGGATGGTGAAGTGGTTTATCAAAGCCAGCGTCACGACTTATATCAGGATGTACTTGCGCAGCTAGATGCCGCAAATCTGATCTACCCTTGCAGCTGTACCCGTAAAGCACTCAAGCAACGCGGTGGCATTTATGATAACCATTGTCGGGAGCGACAGCTCACACCCGAAGGCAATGCACTGAGACTTACTCAAACCCAACCCGTTTATTCATTCACCGATCTGCTTCAGGGTGAGGTTCTATTGAGCAACGCTTTAGCTGAAGAAGACTATATCGTAAAGCGCCGTGACGATCTGTTTGCTTACCAGTTAGTTGTGGTCGTCGATGACATTGACCAGCAAATTACTCGCATTGTGCGCGGTGCAGACCTGTTAGAGCCCACCGCACGCCAGATCAGCTTGTTCAGACAACTTATTGGCGACGCGCCAGACTATGCCCATGTCTCGCTCGCAGTGGCACAGCCCGGCTTTAAACTATCCAAGCAAAACCATGCCCCCGCGATCGACAATACCAGGCCACAGCCTGCGTTGTGTGCCGCGTTACGCTTTCTGGGTTTGCCTGTTCCGGACGAATTACAAAACTACCCCGTACCCACCATTCTGCGCTGGGCAGAACAGCAATTTACTTTACAAGCTTTACCGCGTCATCGCGAGATCCAGGTTTCCCTGTTGAGCGACGGACACTATGATTTTACCCGGTTAACCGCCTGA
- the pcnB gene encoding polynucleotide adenylyltransferase PcnB: MVKGKDPLGTVTCSATPVLIPRSEHAISRKQFSPNAIKVLYRLKDGGYDAYLVGGCIRDILLGIEPKDFDVVTNATPEQVKKLFRNCRLIGRRFRLAHIVFGREIIEVATMRGHHQAQDNPDPTSQSSDQGQLLRDNVYGTIEEDAQRRDFSINALYYSINDFSIRDFAGGIAAIEHRKIELIGDPETRYREDPVRMLRAVRFATKLDMTIAGPTEAPIAELAPLLGNIPPARLFEETLKLFLGGKAEANFLMLRKYGLFKQLFPAVDAILDSADSEFEITFIQKMFANTDDRINADKKVTPAFIYAALLWFPLRDRCNTLIAEGMNEYDAFMQAISQVLAENARHIAVPKRFTLGARDIWHIQQRLDKRGGQRAYRLSLQPRFKAGYDFLLLRVESGETEQQELANWWTDYLQQDVSGQKEMVKALGQRSGGSERRRRRPRNKPRRKPNPES; this comes from the coding sequence ATAGTTAAAGGCAAAGATCCGCTAGGAACCGTGACATGCAGCGCTACACCTGTGTTGATACCACGCAGTGAGCATGCAATCTCGCGCAAACAATTTAGCCCCAATGCAATCAAAGTACTATACCGACTTAAAGATGGAGGCTATGACGCCTACCTAGTTGGTGGTTGTATTCGTGATATTTTGTTAGGGATTGAACCGAAAGATTTTGACGTGGTGACCAACGCCACACCTGAACAAGTCAAAAAGCTATTTCGTAACTGTCGTTTAATTGGCCGCCGTTTTCGCCTTGCGCACATCGTTTTCGGCCGGGAAATCATCGAAGTGGCCACCATGCGCGGACACCATCAGGCACAGGACAATCCGGATCCGACCAGTCAGTCAAGCGACCAGGGCCAGCTGCTGCGCGATAATGTGTATGGCACCATTGAAGAGGATGCGCAGCGCCGCGACTTCTCAATTAATGCACTTTATTATTCGATTAACGACTTCAGCATCCGAGACTTTGCCGGCGGTATTGCGGCCATTGAGCACCGTAAAATAGAACTCATCGGCGACCCTGAAACCCGTTACCGCGAAGATCCGGTTCGTATGCTTCGCGCGGTACGTTTCGCCACTAAGCTGGATATGACCATTGCCGGCCCAACTGAAGCGCCGATTGCTGAACTGGCCCCGTTGCTTGGTAACATTCCACCAGCACGCTTGTTTGAAGAAACCCTGAAACTCTTTTTGGGTGGCAAGGCCGAAGCTAATTTCCTGATGCTCAGAAAATATGGCCTGTTTAAACAGCTATTTCCGGCCGTAGATGCCATTTTAGATAGCGCTGACAGTGAGTTTGAAATTACCTTTATCCAAAAAATGTTTGCCAATACGGACGATCGCATCAACGCAGATAAAAAGGTCACTCCGGCCTTTATTTATGCAGCCCTGTTGTGGTTCCCACTGCGCGATCGTTGTAACACGCTGATAGCGGAAGGTATGAACGAGTATGATGCCTTTATGCAGGCAATCAGTCAGGTTCTGGCCGAGAACGCGCGTCATATTGCCGTGCCCAAGCGCTTTACGCTGGGTGCACGAGATATCTGGCACATCCAACAGCGCCTGGATAAACGCGGTGGTCAACGCGCCTATCGTCTCAGCCTGCAACCCAGATTCAAAGCCGGATATGATTTCCTGCTGTTACGGGTTGAAAGTGGCGAAACTGAGCAACAAGAGTTGGCAAACTGGTGGACCGATTATTTACAACAGGACGTGTCCGGACAAAAAGAGATGGTGAAAGCACTGGGTCAACGCTCAGGAGGCTCAGAAAGGCGCAGACGCCGTCCCAGAAACAAACCACGTAGAAAACCTAATCCCGAATCATGA
- the folK gene encoding 2-amino-4-hydroxy-6-hydroxymethyldihydropteridine diphosphokinase, whose amino-acid sequence MNTVYIGLGANLNAPEAQLRNALDALNTSTVLTLAQVSSFYASKPMGPQDQPDYVNAVAKLITDLPAIEVLDLLQQIELQHGRVRKAERWGPRTLDLDILLYNDAQIATQRLIVPHYGLCEREFVVFPLLEIAPGLTLPTGQALADIATTLPRNGLTAISQYPVAASLA is encoded by the coding sequence ATGAACACCGTTTATATTGGACTGGGGGCGAATCTTAACGCCCCTGAGGCACAGCTACGTAATGCGCTGGATGCACTGAATACATCAACTGTACTTACGCTCGCGCAGGTCTCCAGCTTTTATGCCTCAAAACCTATGGGTCCGCAGGACCAACCCGACTATGTGAACGCCGTTGCCAAACTTATCACGGATCTACCCGCCATTGAGGTACTTGATTTGCTCCAGCAAATTGAACTGCAACATGGCCGGGTACGCAAAGCCGAACGTTGGGGTCCACGTACCTTAGACTTAGATATTCTGTTATACAACGATGCGCAGATAGCAACGCAACGACTGATCGTGCCGCATTATGGCTTATGTGAACGTGAATTTGTGGTCTTTCCATTACTGGAGATTGCACCTGGACTCACTTTACCCACAGGCCAGGCACTGGCGGACATCGCCACGACATTACCACGTAACGGGCTGACTGCCATTAGTCAGTATCCTGTTGCAGCGTCGCTTGCATAG
- the panB gene encoding 3-methyl-2-oxobutanoate hydroxymethyltransferase, whose amino-acid sequence MAKVTVSTLAKKKREGTKITALTAYDASFAKLFYDNGVDIILVGDSLGMVLQGGEDTLAVTTTDIAYHTRCVRAGSKELFVIADMPFMSYANPAQACENAATLMRSGANMVKLEGGEWLLDSIRLLTQQGIPVCGHLGLTPQSVNVFGGFKIQGREDAQAEKMVADAIALEQAGAQLLVVECIPSALAKRISEALSIPVIGIGAGKDTDGQILVMHDLVGISAGYIPKFSKNFLAETGNMPEAVEKFCADVKSGAFPSQEHEFN is encoded by the coding sequence ATGGCTAAAGTAACCGTTTCAACATTGGCCAAGAAAAAGCGTGAAGGAACAAAAATCACGGCACTAACCGCATACGATGCCAGCTTTGCCAAGCTGTTCTATGACAATGGCGTTGACATTATCCTGGTCGGAGATTCATTAGGTATGGTACTGCAAGGCGGCGAAGATACACTGGCTGTCACTACCACTGATATCGCCTACCATACTCGCTGTGTTCGCGCTGGCAGCAAAGAGCTATTTGTGATCGCAGATATGCCCTTCATGAGCTACGCTAACCCGGCACAAGCATGCGAAAACGCGGCGACGTTAATGCGTTCAGGCGCAAATATGGTCAAACTGGAAGGCGGTGAGTGGCTGCTTGATTCTATTCGTTTGCTCACTCAACAAGGCATCCCAGTGTGTGGTCATTTAGGCCTGACACCACAGTCCGTGAATGTCTTTGGTGGCTTTAAAATTCAGGGCCGCGAAGACGCACAGGCGGAGAAAATGGTTGCCGATGCGATTGCCTTGGAACAGGCTGGTGCACAGCTGCTGGTTGTGGAGTGTATTCCTTCTGCACTGGCAAAACGTATCAGTGAAGCGCTGAGCATTCCGGTCATTGGTATTGGAGCGGGTAAAGACACCGATGGCCAGATCCTGGTTATGCACGACCTGGTCGGTATCTCTGCAGGCTATATTCCTAAGTTTTCGAAAAACTTCCTCGCCGAGACGGGCAACATGCCTGAAGCGGTCGAAAAGTTTTGCGCCGATGTGAAAAGTGGAGCATTCCCCTCTCAAGAACACGAGTTTAACTAA
- the panC gene encoding pantoate--beta-alanine ligase has protein sequence MQSITEIKSLRSQIKAWRQQGQSIAFVPTMGNLHQGHFSLVEKAKTLADKVVVSIFVNPMQFGANEDLDKYPRTLTQDKQGLAELDTDIVFTPSVDAIYPNGLDTQSYVDVPGVSEGYCGGSRSGHFRGVATVVTKLFNLVQPDFACFGEKDYQQLQVIKTMVRDLSMPIEIIGVPTQREISGLAMSSRNGYLSEQEKETAKVLYQVLNDTAQQLQDGVRDYATLQQAAKSVLEDAGLQPDYFSIAQRQSLKPATLEDGEFVILAAAYLGQVRLIDNIQVLTDA, from the coding sequence ATGCAATCAATTACAGAAATCAAATCTCTGCGTAGCCAAATCAAGGCCTGGCGACAACAAGGGCAAAGCATCGCCTTTGTTCCCACTATGGGAAATTTGCATCAGGGGCATTTTTCTCTGGTTGAAAAGGCCAAAACTCTGGCGGACAAAGTGGTGGTCAGTATTTTTGTCAATCCAATGCAATTTGGTGCCAACGAAGACCTGGACAAGTACCCACGGACACTGACCCAGGATAAACAAGGCTTAGCCGAACTGGACACAGACATTGTCTTCACGCCCAGTGTTGATGCTATCTATCCAAACGGGCTCGACACACAAAGTTATGTCGATGTCCCTGGTGTATCCGAAGGCTATTGCGGTGGCAGCCGCAGCGGTCACTTCAGAGGCGTTGCTACGGTCGTCACTAAGTTATTCAACCTAGTACAACCTGACTTTGCCTGCTTTGGGGAAAAAGATTATCAGCAACTTCAGGTTATCAAAACCATGGTCCGCGACTTATCGATGCCTATCGAAATTATTGGCGTACCGACTCAGCGGGAAATTTCCGGGCTGGCAATGAGTTCACGCAATGGCTATTTATCTGAACAAGAAAAAGAAACCGCTAAAGTGCTATATCAGGTATTAAATGATACCGCACAGCAACTGCAAGACGGCGTACGCGATTATGCAACGCTGCAGCAGGCAGCCAAATCTGTACTTGAAGATGCGGGACTTCAACCTGATTACTTCTCTATCGCACAAAGACAGAGCCTAAAACCTGCTACACTGGAAGACGGTGAGTTTGTCATTTTGGCTGCTGCTTACCTCGGCCAAGTGAGACTAATCGATAATATCCAGGTCCTCACCGACGCATAA
- a CDS encoding PstS family phosphate ABC transporter substrate-binding protein — translation MKFKSLVAAMGVAVTTLVSAQASALDKNLPEYNKTSGISGNFSSVGSDTLANMMTFWAEEYKRIYPNVNIQIQAAGSSTAPPALTEATANFGPMSRKMKSKEIEAFEKRYGYKPTEVRVAIDALAVFVHKDNPIQGLRIDQVDAIFSSTRKCGASEQVERWSDLGLSGDWGSKDIQLYGRNSVSGTYGYFKKKALCKGDFRNNVNEQPGSASVVQSISSSVNAIGYSGIGYKTSGVRTVPLSKKGDNFVDATLDNVAKGKYPLSRFLYLYVNKHPNKPLSPIEAEFLKMVLSKEGQKIVEKDGYVPLSSQLASKELKKLGLL, via the coding sequence ATGAAATTTAAAAGCTTAGTTGCCGCAATGGGTGTGGCTGTAACAACACTGGTATCTGCTCAAGCCTCTGCACTTGATAAGAATCTACCTGAGTACAACAAAACCAGCGGTATCTCAGGTAACTTTTCATCTGTGGGTTCTGACACACTGGCTAACATGATGACGTTCTGGGCGGAAGAGTACAAACGTATTTACCCTAACGTGAACATTCAAATTCAGGCTGCGGGTTCTTCTACTGCACCACCGGCTTTGACTGAAGCGACAGCCAACTTTGGCCCAATGAGCCGTAAGATGAAGTCGAAAGAAATCGAAGCGTTTGAAAAGCGTTATGGTTATAAGCCGACTGAAGTACGTGTTGCTATCGATGCATTGGCAGTATTTGTACACAAAGATAACCCAATTCAGGGTCTGCGTATCGACCAGGTTGATGCTATTTTCTCATCAACGCGTAAATGTGGTGCTTCTGAGCAAGTTGAGCGCTGGAGCGACTTAGGTCTGTCTGGCGACTGGGGTAGCAAAGACATTCAGTTGTATGGTCGAAACTCAGTATCAGGTACTTATGGTTACTTTAAGAAAAAAGCCCTGTGTAAAGGTGACTTCCGTAACAACGTAAACGAACAGCCAGGTTCAGCTTCAGTGGTTCAGTCAATCTCTTCATCAGTGAATGCAATTGGCTACTCAGGCATTGGTTATAAGACATCAGGTGTGCGCACAGTACCGCTGTCGAAAAAAGGCGACAACTTTGTTGATGCCACACTGGACAATGTTGCAAAGGGTAAGTACCCACTGTCTCGTTTCCTATACCTTTACGTGAATAAGCACCCGAACAAGCCGCTTTCTCCAATTGAAGCTGAGTTCCTGAAGATGGTGCTGTCAAAAGAAGGTCAGAAGATCGTAGAGAAAGATGGCTATGTACCACTTTCAAGCCAGCTTGCAAGCAAAGAGCTTAAGAAGCTAGGCCTGCTATAA
- the phoR gene encoding phosphate regulon sensor histidine kinase PhoR: MYRVIDKQALLKRLFLYFLPLTLIGILLGAPFVLLFIGAMVLLIWHYQQLYRLSDWLINQRSFNPPEGSGAWEQIFEGIYQLQHRNRKKRNELAELIRRFREGAEAVPDAVIVMQQDLSIVWCNQLALKVLGLQWPTDHGQRLDNLIRDPKFVKYMQAHDFDDPLEMESGHGGERVLEFRVMPYAEQLMMVVRDISRLKQLEQMRKDFVANVSHELRTPLTVVTGYLEMMEGDNMPSPAMWNKAHHTMIEQCKRMDSLVNQLLSLSRIEGQRNQDNDKAVNVPAMLTLIQTEANSLNQDKHHEIEFNVDQALDIKGCVDELRSAFSNLVFNAIHYTKPGGKITVNWLLESERARFSVIDNGDGIAPEHINRLTERFYRVDKARSRKTGGSGLGLAITKHVLSRHDSHLEIDSTLGKGSCFSFAFEKEKRIFMTSNESHKSVI, encoded by the coding sequence ATGTATAGGGTGATTGATAAACAGGCGTTATTGAAACGCCTGTTTTTGTATTTCCTGCCATTAACCCTGATTGGGATCTTATTAGGCGCACCGTTTGTATTACTCTTTATCGGTGCCATGGTGCTATTGATCTGGCATTATCAACAACTGTATCGACTGAGTGACTGGTTAATCAACCAGCGCAGTTTTAACCCACCTGAAGGCTCAGGAGCCTGGGAGCAGATCTTTGAAGGGATCTACCAGCTACAACATCGCAACCGTAAAAAGCGTAATGAGCTGGCTGAATTGATCCGACGTTTTCGCGAAGGTGCCGAGGCGGTACCGGATGCTGTGATTGTGATGCAACAGGATCTCAGTATTGTCTGGTGTAACCAACTTGCCCTCAAGGTGCTGGGTCTGCAATGGCCGACAGATCATGGGCAACGCCTGGATAACCTGATCCGCGATCCTAAGTTCGTCAAATATATGCAGGCTCATGATTTTGATGATCCTCTGGAGATGGAGTCTGGGCATGGCGGAGAGCGTGTATTAGAGTTTCGGGTTATGCCCTACGCAGAGCAGTTAATGATGGTGGTGCGTGATATCTCCAGACTGAAACAGCTCGAGCAGATGCGCAAAGACTTTGTTGCCAATGTATCTCACGAACTGCGTACACCACTGACAGTGGTGACGGGCTATCTGGAGATGATGGAAGGCGATAATATGCCATCGCCGGCAATGTGGAACAAAGCGCATCATACCATGATAGAGCAGTGCAAACGGATGGATAGCTTGGTCAATCAGTTGCTCTCCTTATCTCGCATTGAAGGGCAACGTAACCAAGACAATGACAAAGCGGTGAACGTGCCAGCCATGCTGACTCTGATCCAGACTGAAGCCAATTCACTGAATCAGGATAAACATCATGAGATTGAGTTTAACGTTGATCAGGCACTGGATATTAAAGGGTGTGTTGATGAGCTACGTAGCGCCTTTTCCAATCTGGTGTTCAATGCCATTCATTACACTAAGCCTGGTGGCAAAATCACCGTGAACTGGTTACTGGAATCAGAGCGTGCCCGCTTTTCTGTTATTGATAATGGTGATGGGATTGCGCCTGAGCACATAAACCGGCTCACAGAGCGTTTCTATCGTGTAGATAAGGCACGTAGCCGCAAAACCGGTGGCTCCGGGCTGGGTTTGGCCATCACCAAACATGTCTTGTCACGTCATGACTCACATTTGGAAATTGACAGTACACTGGGCAAAGGATCGTGTTTCTCATTTGCCTTCGAAAAAGAAAAACGCATTTTTATGACAAGTAATGAAAGTCATAAAAGTGTCATTTGA
- the phoB gene encoding phosphate regulon transcriptional regulator PhoB, producing MSRKVLVVDDEAPIREMLVFVLEQNGFQAIEAEDYDSAIAAMVEPYPDMVLLDWMLPGGSGIQIAKKFKQSEYTRQIPIIMLTARGEEEDKVKGLEVGADDYVTKPFSPKELMARIKAVMRRVSPTSLEEAIEVHGLRLDPISHRVTSAGNELEMGPTEFRLLHFFMTHPERVYSREQLLDHVWGTNVYVEDRTVDVHIRRLRKAIAPLGHDRLVQTVRGAGYRFSSKL from the coding sequence ATGTCACGTAAAGTACTGGTAGTTGATGACGAAGCACCGATCAGAGAAATGTTGGTGTTTGTGTTGGAACAAAATGGTTTTCAAGCCATTGAAGCTGAAGACTATGATTCTGCAATTGCAGCTATGGTTGAGCCTTATCCTGATATGGTGTTATTGGACTGGATGTTGCCAGGTGGCAGCGGTATTCAGATTGCCAAAAAGTTTAAACAAAGCGAATACACCAGACAAATCCCGATTATCATGCTGACAGCACGTGGGGAAGAAGAAGATAAGGTCAAAGGATTGGAAGTGGGTGCAGACGACTACGTTACTAAACCTTTCTCTCCAAAAGAATTAATGGCACGTATCAAGGCAGTGATGCGAAGGGTTTCTCCAACGTCACTGGAAGAGGCTATTGAAGTGCACGGGTTACGTCTTGATCCGATCTCACACCGCGTAACCTCTGCTGGCAATGAGCTGGAAATGGGGCCTACTGAATTCAGATTGCTGCATTTCTTTATGACACACCCGGAGCGTGTTTATAGCCGAGAGCAGTTGTTGGATCACGTTTGGGGCACTAATGTGTATGTTGAAGATCGTACAGTGGATGTTCATATCCGTCGCTTACGCAAAGCGATTGCACCTTTGGGCCATGATCGCCTAGTACAAACCGTACGCGGTGCTGGTTATCGCTTCTCGAGTAAGCTGTAA
- a CDS encoding porin: MKKCFMAALIGCSALACMEVKAEELKVYGRAHLGVANSDTGSGSDTSVESYASRMGIKGGADIDTGISAFYKLEFQVEMSENDNDGKSEENITARSQYVGVKGRFGQVLVGRADTPMKKSQGKVDLMNDFNADIKSFFVGENRLGDTLQYTTPSLNHLKFTVSYISEDNSKQNGESGLSMAASYGDSKLKKTAIYASVARDEEVAGQDITRITVQGKVAKVTLGASYQQSEAIDSNDTVDSYMASASLKLDNGYKLLAQYQNSDGASGKLKDSGDATSIGVEKSLSKQTRMYLWYTKIDLDNEADQDHMALTLRYDF; encoded by the coding sequence ATGAAAAAATGCTTTATGGCTGCCCTTATAGGGTGTTCTGCGCTGGCTTGCATGGAAGTAAAAGCTGAAGAGCTCAAGGTTTACGGTCGCGCCCATTTGGGTGTGGCAAACAGTGATACGGGAAGTGGCTCAGACACATCTGTTGAGAGCTATGCTTCCAGGATGGGGATCAAAGGCGGAGCAGACATAGACACCGGGATCTCTGCGTTTTATAAGTTGGAATTTCAGGTTGAAATGTCAGAAAACGACAACGACGGTAAGTCTGAAGAGAACATTACCGCCCGCTCACAGTATGTGGGTGTCAAAGGTCGGTTTGGTCAGGTTTTAGTGGGTCGGGCTGACACGCCTATGAAGAAGTCTCAGGGGAAAGTGGATCTCATGAACGACTTCAATGCCGACATCAAGAGCTTTTTTGTTGGTGAAAACCGCCTTGGCGACACGTTACAATATACAACCCCTTCATTGAATCATCTTAAATTTACAGTCAGTTATATCAGCGAAGACAACAGCAAGCAAAATGGCGAGAGCGGGTTGTCGATGGCTGCCTCTTATGGTGACAGTAAACTGAAAAAAACCGCGATTTATGCCAGTGTGGCACGCGATGAAGAAGTCGCAGGCCAGGACATTACTCGTATTACTGTACAAGGCAAAGTGGCTAAAGTGACCTTAGGTGCCAGTTATCAGCAAAGTGAAGCCATTGACAGTAATGACACGGTAGACAGTTACATGGCCAGCGCATCATTGAAGTTGGACAATGGTTACAAGTTGCTGGCGCAATATCAAAACTCCGATGGTGCCTCCGGCAAGCTGAAGGACTCTGGTGATGCAACTTCCATCGGGGTTGAGAAAAGCCTATCAAAGCAAACGAGAATGTACTTATGGTACACGAAAATCGATCTCGATAACGAAGCGGATCAGGATCATATGGCACTGACATTAAGGTATGACTTTTAG
- the fba gene encoding class II fructose-bisphosphate aldolase (catalyzes the reversible aldol condensation of dihydroxyacetonephosphate and glyceraldehyde 3-phosphate in the Calvin cycle, glycolysis, and/or gluconeogenesis) → MALISMRQLLDHAAEHGYGVPAFNVNNQEQMRAIMEAADKTNSPVIVQGSAGARKYAGAPFIRHMILAAVEEWPHIPVVMHQDHGTSPGVCQRSIQLGFSSVMMDGSLMEDGKTPSSYEYNVDVTRRTVEMAHAGGVSVEGELGVLGSLETGEAGEEDGIGAVGKLSHDQLLTDPEEAADFVKKTGVDALAIACGTSHGAYKFTRPPTGDILAINRIKEIHARIPNTHLVMHGSSSVPQEWLAVINEFGGEIPETYGVPVEQIVEGIKHGVRKVNIDTDLRLAATGAIRRHLAHNPANFDPRKYLAEATKAMTEICVARYEAFGTAGHASRIKPISLDDMHLKYLSGELDPQIK, encoded by the coding sequence ATGGCTTTAATCAGTATGCGTCAATTGCTGGATCATGCCGCAGAGCATGGTTACGGCGTTCCTGCCTTTAATGTAAATAATCAAGAGCAAATGCGCGCTATTATGGAAGCGGCAGACAAAACCAACAGTCCGGTGATTGTTCAGGGCTCGGCAGGCGCACGTAAGTACGCAGGGGCACCGTTTATTCGCCATATGATTTTGGCCGCAGTGGAAGAATGGCCACATATTCCGGTTGTTATGCACCAGGATCACGGTACATCTCCGGGCGTCTGTCAGCGTTCAATTCAGCTCGGATTTTCATCAGTTATGATGGATGGTTCTTTGATGGAAGATGGCAAAACCCCGTCTAGCTATGAGTACAATGTCGATGTAACACGACGTACTGTAGAAATGGCACACGCTGGTGGTGTTTCGGTTGAGGGTGAACTGGGAGTACTGGGTTCACTAGAAACGGGTGAAGCGGGTGAAGAAGATGGCATTGGTGCGGTAGGTAAACTCTCTCATGATCAACTGCTGACCGATCCTGAAGAAGCGGCTGACTTCGTTAAGAAAACAGGGGTTGATGCACTGGCCATTGCTTGTGGTACTTCTCATGGTGCATACAAGTTTACGCGTCCACCAACGGGTGACATTCTGGCAATCAACCGTATCAAAGAGATCCATGCACGTATCCCGAATACCCATTTGGTCATGCACGGTTCTTCATCGGTGCCTCAGGAGTGGTTGGCCGTGATCAATGAATTTGGTGGAGAGATCCCAGAGACGTATGGTGTACCCGTTGAGCAGATCGTTGAAGGCATCAAGCATGGTGTGCGTAAGGTGAACATTGACACTGATTTACGTTTGGCTGCAACAGGTGCTATCCGTCGTCACCTGGCACATAACCCGGCTAACTTTGACCCTCGTAAGTACCTTGCTGAAGCAACGAAAGCGATGACAGAGATCTGTGTTGCGCGTTACGAAGCGTTTGGTACTGCGGGTCATGCAAGCCGCATTAAGCCAATCTCGTTGGACGATATGCACCTGAAATATCTGTCTGGCGAGCTGGATCCTCAGATCAAATAA